A stretch of DNA from Brachyspira pilosicoli:
CTGCCATAAGGAAGCAAATCATAATGACTTAAATCTGCATTTGTTTTTATATGATGTTCTATTATAGAATCCAATGCCTTTATACTCACTAATGGATTATCTCCAGTAGCACGCACTATAATATCTCCATTAAACTTTTCTGCAGCTTTCACATATCTATCTAAAACATCTTCTTCGCTTCCTACAAAATAATTGCATTTGAGATTTTCAAATATTTTACTAAACTCATTATAAGATTTCTCTTCTGTAGCAACTATAACATCATTAGCCATTTTAGAACTTCTTAGCCTTTTTATAATAAGCTCAAGCATAGTGCTGCAACCTGCCATAGGTTTTAATGCCTTTCTTGGAAGCCTTGTAGAGCCAACCCTCGAAGCAAGTATAATAATTATCTTTTTCATTTTTTAATTCCTCATTATAAATTAAATAATCACACATCTATAAAAGAGTATCTATTAGAATCATTAATATTACTTATAATAGCTAATAAATTATTATCTCTATCAACTAAAGCTAAATATTTATTTTTTATATTTATATTTTCTATTAATTTTGTGTTTCCAGAGAGTATTTGCTTTATATCTTTTTCATCTTCTATTAAAAGTTTATCAAAGTTTTTAAACATATCAAAAAAAGAAATGATATTATTAGTATTTATATTTTCTAAATTAATAGCGTTATCAATATTATAATCGCCAATAGAAGTTCTTATTAAATCTTTTGTGTAAGCAAGATTATTAGTAAGCTTTCCAATATCTCTTACTATTGCCCTAATATAAGTACCCTTACTCACAGAAGTTTTAATCGTAAAATAAGGATAATCGTATTCTAATAACTCTATATTATTTATAAAAACATTCACGCTATTTAATTGAAACTCTTTATTTTCTCTTGCTAAATCATAAGCCCTTTTGCCGTCAATTTTTTTAGCACTATATATTGGAGGTTTTTGAAAGATACTGCCTAAAAAATTATCCTTTATCAATGTTTCTAATTCATTAAAACTTAGTATATTTTGATTTTGTATTATTTCTAAAGTTTTACCATCAACATCATCAGTATCCCTACTCTCTCCAAAAACGCCTCTTGCAATATATTCTTTATATAAATCATCAAATAAAAAAAATAATTTAGTGTATCTTCCCAAAGCTATTATTAAAACCCCAGAAGCAAAAGGGTCAAGCGTACCGACATGCCCTATTCTTTTTTCTTTTAATATAGGTTTTAATTTTCTTATAACATCAAAAGAAGTAATGCCTTTGGGTTTATTTACTATCAGAAAGCCTTTCATAAACATTTACACTCAGCAACAAACAAATTTAAGTAACTATTATCTGAAGAGAATTAAAATATATATTAATAATATTAGCAGATATGTTTGGAATATCGCTATATCTTTTGTTTGATATATTATTTCCTATAGAAAGCACCAAATCCGAAATGGTATTCATATTATGTCTTAAGGCTTCTATTTGCTGTGCAGATAAATCTAATAATTGAATATTACTTCTATCGAATTCTGTTAATGCATTTTTTACAGCAGAATCTAAAAGCTGATAAACTACTATAAGTCTATTTTCTTCTGTTTCTGTGAGAACTGTGGTATTAAGTCCATATATCTTTGAAAGCTCATTCATTCTATTTGCTGTTTTATATATAGCGTTAATATTATCTACAAACCAATTAATATTATTTCTTTTTCTCATATCTGATAATACATATTTAATATCATGAAGTATAGAATAGCCCGCACTCTCATCTTCTCCGCTTGCTATATAATAATGCGAACGTATTAAAATATCTTGCAAACTATCAAAATCTGTTTTCCATTGAGGGTCTTCACTATTAGCATTATAATATTTTTTTTTGAAAGCATTCCAATCTATTATAAATCTCTCTATACTCTCTTTTCTATTTTGATTATTAATATTCGCAGTATAAAGCAATGTTCTTATATAAGATTTGTCAAGCAATGCCATATCTTCAAGTAAAGTATTTTCTTTTTTACCGCAAGAGATTAATAATACTAAAACAATTAAATATACTCTATTTCTCAATTAAATATTCCCATTCTTTTTTTATTTATTGATTAATATATTAAAATAATGTAATATAAATTATGGAAAAAAACAAGATATATTTTTTAATAATATTATTATTAACAATTGTTTCATGCAAAAAGAATAACATAGAAAAAGGAATACTATATTCTACTGGCTATAGCGATTTAAGTTATGAAGCAAGCAGAGAAAAAGCAATAGAAAATATGTACTATTATATAGCTGAAAAAACTGCTCCAAGCATTAATAGAAACGACTATAATGTTGTAGGCGTATTTTTAAAAGATTCTAATATAATAGACTTTAATAATAAAGAAATAACAAAAATAAAAAATTACAAAAAAAATGATAATTATTATACAGATATAAAAGTGGAAGACTCTTCTATATACACAAACTCTCTGCAGGCTTTAAATAAAATAGTAAGAGAAGGAAAAATAGAAGGCAATATTTTTAGAGCAACTGCCTCTATACAATTAACAGAAAATGCAAAACTAAGTCCTTATACAAGGCAAATGCTTACACAAAATGCATTAAAAAGAGCTTACGAATCTTTATATTATATGTTATTAAAAGAAGGAATAGATGTTAATAAAGTTGTAGAATTAACTAACAATGCTTATATATCAGAAGAGAGCTATAGCGAAAATGAATATAATGTTGTGATAGAAACAGAAATAAATTAGTAATGATTGATTTTTTATGTATATACAATTATAATTATTAGAAACGGAGAATATAAAATGAATAATGTTATAAATGGAATTTTTGGAGCTACTTCTTTGCTTAATGTTGCTATGATAATATGTTGGATAGCTTTATTATTATGTTCTCTAATAGCACTAACAGCAATAGTTGATAGGTTTATTTATTTTAATAAAGTAAAAGCACAAGATGATGCATTAGCACCAAAACTCCATGCTCTAATAAAAGATAATGATATAAAAACAGCAATAGCATTATGTGAAACAAGCAATTCTCCATTATCAAACATAGTATTAGAAGGTTTAAAAAATATAGAAATAATAAAAGAATCAATGATAATGCAGTCAAATAAAGAGCTTCCAAAATTAGAGAGATTTATTTCTACGCTATCTACAATATCAACAGTAGCACCGCTATTAGGACTTCTCGGCACAATACTTGGTATGATAGAATCTTTCGGAGTGATGGCATCTGTTGGAAGCGGTAATCCTATAGCTCTTGCAAGCGGTATAGCAAATGCACTTCTTACAACAGCAGCTGGTCTTGTTATAGCAATACCTACAGTTGTTTTTTATAACTATTTCGTAAATGCTCTAAACTCAAGAATAAGTTTTATGGAAAATGTTTCTAATGAGATTTCAGACTATTTAAGCAAGAAAGATAAATAATTTTATATATACATAAACAACTATATTTTCTCATAGTTTTTTTCTTCAACTTTTTCCCGCCGCAAAAAGTTGCAAAAAATGCAAAATGATTTAATTTTGTACGTTATAAATATATATAAAATATAAGATAATGCTTATATTTTTGTTAAAAATGAAGT
This window harbors:
- a CDS encoding cytidylyltransferase domain-containing protein; protein product: MKKIIIILASRVGSTRLPRKALKPMAGCSTMLELIIKRLRSSKMANDVIVATEEKSYNEFSKIFENLKCNYFVGSEEDVLDRYVKAAEKFNGDIIVRATGDNPLVSIKALDSIIEHHIKTNADLSHYDLLPYGSGVEVINYEALKYANDNSNDSFEHEHITQYHYRNPNKFKIENPEAEESFRMPELRTTVDTIEDYNNVCSIFKKYNNDIYVDVDDIIRDIKNGK
- the truB gene encoding tRNA pseudouridine(55) synthase TruB yields the protein MKGFLIVNKPKGITSFDVIRKLKPILKEKRIGHVGTLDPFASGVLIIALGRYTKLFFLFDDLYKEYIARGVFGESRDTDDVDGKTLEIIQNQNILSFNELETLIKDNFLGSIFQKPPIYSAKKIDGKRAYDLARENKEFQLNSVNVFINNIELLEYDYPYFTIKTSVSKGTYIRAIVRDIGKLTNNLAYTKDLIRTSIGDYNIDNAINLENINTNNIISFFDMFKNFDKLLIEDEKDIKQILSGNTKLIENINIKNKYLALVDRDNNLLAIISNINDSNRYSFIDV
- a CDS encoding MotA/TolQ/ExbB proton channel family protein produces the protein MNNVINGIFGATSLLNVAMIICWIALLLCSLIALTAIVDRFIYFNKVKAQDDALAPKLHALIKDNDIKTAIALCETSNSPLSNIVLEGLKNIEIIKESMIMQSNKELPKLERFISTLSTISTVAPLLGLLGTILGMIESFGVMASVGSGNPIALASGIANALLTTAAGLVIAIPTVVFYNYFVNALNSRISFMENVSNEISDYLSKKDK